In Desulfatiglans anilini DSM 4660, a single genomic region encodes these proteins:
- a CDS encoding major capsid protein, with protein sequence MDDLFKIRVLTAAVNAMTAPSMVIYNRIFRGKEHLEPSDRLAFEIHTGSQKILKNLSVYAPAQVRDKTGRKVVTLEAPRLAQKRLIHTAELNALRAYGSQVQAELMSTRIAREQRDMRNEIDRTMEFWAANALRGKIYDADLSTVLVDYGLDATHLVTLTNTNLWTHADSKPLNRIRAFKKTIEDDALTAITGWIAFLGSEVMDALLAHSSVLDFLKYDKGSQMAASGRIERLAEVELTEYNGSFLDDSNTRRRFIDEKYMLLVGLCDDLVDVPYAPIVDDEAPGGVGNIDENGNGVLFFSKSWKVPDPSGRWVKVESRPLPVLQRPGAVIYAKVV encoded by the coding sequence ATGGATGATCTGTTTAAAATCAGGGTATTGACCGCGGCTGTAAACGCCATGACGGCTCCGTCAATGGTGATCTACAACCGCATTTTCAGGGGGAAGGAGCACCTGGAGCCTTCGGATCGGCTGGCCTTCGAGATCCATACCGGAAGCCAGAAGATCCTCAAGAACCTCTCGGTTTACGCGCCGGCCCAGGTGCGCGATAAAACCGGCCGCAAGGTGGTGACCCTCGAGGCCCCCAGGCTCGCCCAGAAGAGGCTCATTCACACGGCTGAGCTCAATGCCTTGCGGGCGTATGGCAGCCAGGTACAAGCCGAACTCATGAGCACCCGGATCGCCCGGGAGCAGCGCGATATGCGAAACGAGATCGACCGAACGATGGAGTTCTGGGCAGCCAACGCCCTCCGCGGGAAGATCTACGACGCCGATCTGTCGACGGTGCTGGTGGACTATGGCCTCGATGCTACCCACCTGGTGACCCTTACGAACACGAATCTTTGGACTCACGCCGATTCGAAACCGCTCAACCGGATCCGTGCCTTCAAGAAAACCATCGAGGATGACGCCCTTACAGCCATCACCGGATGGATCGCCTTCCTGGGCTCAGAGGTCATGGATGCCCTCCTGGCCCACAGCTCCGTGCTCGACTTCCTGAAGTACGACAAAGGCAGCCAGATGGCGGCAAGTGGGCGGATAGAGCGCCTGGCTGAGGTGGAGCTGACCGAATATAACGGCAGCTTCCTGGACGACAGCAATACCCGCCGGAGATTCATCGACGAGAAGTACATGCTTCTCGTCGGTCTTTGCGATGACCTGGTGGACGTCCCCTACGCCCCGATCGTGGATGACGAGGCTCCGGGCGGGGTCGGCAACATCGATGAAAACGGGAATGGGGTGCTCTTTTTCTCGAAGTCCTGGAAAGTGCCGGATCCCTCCGGGCGGTGGGTCAAGGTCGAATCGAGGCCGCTTCCGGTGCTTCAGCGCCCTGGGGCCGTGATCTACGCGAAGGTGGTCTGA
- a CDS encoding D-Ala-D-Ala carboxypeptidase family metallohydrolase, which produces MSNDRHERFACKCCGTNLIDPRIEGIVSRMEGDFCQALIVTSGYRCPSHNAKVKGSPTSSHLRGLAADIFCPDSRSRFQIVESALKHGVTRIGIGKNFIHIDIDRQKDPQVIWLY; this is translated from the coding sequence ATGAGCAATGATCGCCATGAGCGTTTCGCATGTAAGTGCTGCGGCACCAACCTGATCGATCCACGCATCGAGGGAATCGTCTCCCGCATGGAAGGTGATTTCTGCCAAGCGTTGATTGTCACATCGGGCTACCGCTGCCCGAGCCACAACGCAAAGGTAAAGGGGTCTCCCACTTCGAGTCATTTGCGGGGCCTTGCGGCCGATATCTTTTGCCCGGATTCGCGCTCGCGCTTCCAAATTGTTGAATCGGCACTGAAGCACGGTGTTACCCGTATCGGCATTGGCAAGAATTTCATTCACATCGACATCGACCGGCAGAAAGACCCGCAGGTGATCTGGCTTTATTGA
- a CDS encoding YiiX/YebB-like N1pC/P60 family cysteine hydrolase, whose amino-acid sequence MQYAELRPQIKTGDAILWKSRGAIPWLIQRFSAFSHASLVVRLDRYEEFTDRIFLVEALAAGVQLRLLSERLKNHRGETFWFKPIGLSHSARTRIGTSALDVCARGIPYDYGSLFRNMLGRVSLNARRYFCSEFIWDMWRKAPFFQAVMGPVTAPRPGDIPVWIKGQLTRIDKEA is encoded by the coding sequence ATGCAATATGCAGAACTGAGACCGCAAATCAAAACCGGTGACGCGATCCTCTGGAAGAGCCGCGGGGCGATCCCCTGGCTCATTCAGAGGTTTTCTGCCTTCTCCCACGCGTCGCTGGTCGTCCGGCTCGATCGGTACGAGGAGTTCACCGACCGGATATTTCTGGTCGAAGCCTTGGCGGCCGGGGTGCAGCTCCGACTGTTAAGTGAAAGGCTCAAGAATCATCGAGGGGAGACGTTCTGGTTCAAACCGATCGGGTTATCGCACTCAGCCAGAACACGTATCGGAACCTCGGCACTCGATGTTTGCGCGAGGGGGATCCCATACGATTATGGCAGCCTTTTCCGGAACATGCTTGGCCGCGTTTCTTTGAACGCCAGGCGATACTTCTGCAGTGAATTCATCTGGGACATGTGGCGAAAAGCGCCCTTTTTCCAGGCGGTCATGGGACCTGTAACAGCACCGAGGCCCGGCGATATCCCCGTTTGGATCAAAGGCCAACTCACCAGGATCGACAAAGAGGCATGA
- a CDS encoding NlpC/P60 family protein: MMVPYFEDDRAWERFLRIIDSWEGTPYKHLGMTKGREADCTLFIGGCLIEAGILLRVEHDYYPRDWHVHTSQELILESFERHFRNHLAHGFTIAEVDAHAERLYRGDVLVFSTVKTLVSNHAGIFLGDGRFANAINGRGFCYLKLRQGWIDQMTHSFRIMRGN, encoded by the coding sequence ATGATGGTGCCATATTTTGAGGATGATCGGGCGTGGGAGAGATTTCTCCGGATTATCGATTCCTGGGAGGGCACGCCCTATAAACACCTTGGGATGACGAAGGGCCGGGAGGCCGACTGCACGCTTTTCATCGGCGGATGCCTCATCGAGGCCGGGATCCTTCTGCGGGTTGAGCACGATTATTACCCCCGGGATTGGCACGTGCACACAAGCCAGGAACTCATCCTCGAGAGCTTCGAACGGCATTTTCGGAACCATCTTGCCCACGGCTTTACGATTGCGGAGGTCGACGCTCACGCCGAAAGACTTTACAGGGGGGATGTCCTCGTTTTCTCGACAGTGAAAACGCTCGTTTCAAATCATGCCGGAATCTTCCTGGGAGACGGCAGATTCGCAAACGCGATCAACGGACGTGGCTTCTGTTACCTGAAGTTGCGCCAGGGTTGGATCGACCAAATGACGCATTCATTCCGAATCATGCGGGGGAATTGA
- a CDS encoding phage head morphogenesis protein: MIGIRFDLPFEEQLAFFRQKGYALSPDSWRDVWQKAHARAFTVARVSAMDVLMDIRKALDEAMEKGLSLKSFQSELPEILERKGWFAPKGEPAVAVQPDGTVRKRLTGWRLENIYRTNLQAAYQVGRYEQAQEVKSTRPYWQYKAVMDASTRPEHAAMHNKVWHAEHPVWNQWYPPNGFGCRCYVKTLSERQLRARGLTEEKRGVNVKPDEGFRYNPGEAGLDAWKPDLNKYPIGLSDQFMAEVPPDNSGSGA; encoded by the coding sequence ATGATCGGGATCCGGTTCGACCTTCCATTCGAAGAGCAACTCGCGTTTTTCAGACAGAAGGGCTACGCCCTATCCCCGGACAGCTGGAGGGATGTCTGGCAAAAGGCTCACGCACGGGCTTTTACCGTCGCGAGAGTTTCTGCGATGGATGTCCTGATGGATATCCGGAAGGCGCTTGATGAAGCAATGGAAAAGGGGTTGAGCCTGAAGAGTTTTCAGAGCGAGCTGCCAGAAATCCTGGAAAGAAAAGGATGGTTCGCCCCGAAGGGTGAACCGGCCGTGGCCGTTCAACCGGACGGCACAGTTCGAAAGCGTCTTACAGGTTGGCGCCTGGAAAACATCTACAGGACGAATCTGCAGGCCGCCTATCAAGTTGGCCGCTATGAGCAGGCGCAGGAAGTGAAATCCACCCGCCCCTACTGGCAATACAAGGCCGTGATGGATGCCAGCACAAGACCGGAGCATGCCGCGATGCATAACAAGGTCTGGCATGCCGAGCATCCTGTCTGGAACCAGTGGTATCCGCCGAACGGGTTTGGGTGCCGGTGCTACGTCAAGACCTTGAGTGAACGGCAGCTGCGGGCCCGTGGTTTGACCGAAGAGAAGCGCGGGGTCAACGTCAAACCGGATGAAGGCTTTCGGTACAACCCGGGCGAGGCCGGCCTCGATGCCTGGAAGCCAGATCTGAACAAGTATCCAATTGGCTTGAGCGACCAGTTCATGGCGGAAGTTCCGCCTGACAATAGCGGCTCCGGAGCCTGA
- a CDS encoding phage BR0599 family protein yields the protein MTYESNLSAVEQAGLPELYAFESGTDHERVTSWGKCLSFLGYRFQAVDIHRSGFSIDADFGAVQVTITAPITDLMAAHIANQPVEPISVKIYRALADDLSDFVVIFAGQIRRISARNGVASAVATTKAAVLDVIIPRVVYQSYCNHMVFDSGCGLTQEDYQVETTVDVDGSQMESADFAAFPDGYFTGGHVQIRNDMRMITRHEGGTINLHVPFDSRVASGASVKVFPGCDGSPSTCKNKFNNFEDGFQGFPYIPSKNPVVWGVA from the coding sequence ATGACCTATGAGAGCAACCTGTCTGCGGTAGAACAGGCGGGGCTTCCGGAACTCTACGCCTTCGAAAGCGGCACCGACCACGAACGGGTCACTTCCTGGGGAAAGTGCTTGAGCTTTTTGGGGTACCGGTTCCAGGCCGTCGACATTCATCGATCCGGATTCAGCATCGATGCCGATTTTGGTGCTGTTCAGGTCACCATCACGGCGCCGATCACAGACCTCATGGCCGCTCACATCGCCAATCAGCCCGTGGAGCCGATCAGCGTCAAGATCTATCGGGCACTTGCCGATGATCTCTCGGATTTCGTGGTCATCTTTGCCGGCCAAATCCGGCGGATCTCAGCGCGGAACGGAGTGGCTTCTGCCGTCGCAACCACCAAGGCGGCCGTGCTTGACGTGATCATTCCCAGGGTCGTTTACCAGAGCTACTGCAATCACATGGTGTTCGACAGTGGCTGTGGTCTTACACAGGAGGACTACCAGGTCGAGACAACCGTTGACGTAGATGGATCCCAGATGGAAAGCGCGGATTTTGCAGCCTTCCCTGATGGGTATTTCACCGGCGGACATGTCCAGATCCGAAATGACATGAGGATGATCACAAGACACGAGGGCGGCACGATCAACCTCCACGTGCCGTTTGATTCGCGCGTAGCATCTGGTGCGTCGGTGAAAGTATTCCCTGGATGTGACGGGAGCCCCTCGACCTGTAAGAACAAATTCAACAATTTCGAAGACGGATTCCAGGGGTTCCCCTACATTCCCTCCAAGAACCCGGTCGTCTGGGGGGTAGCATGA
- a CDS encoding terminase large subunit domain-containing protein yields the protein MTMEQRATRTPAALLPYQQRWMADESKVKVCEKSRRIGLSWAEACDSALTAASESGMDCWYIGYNKDMSQEFIEDCADWARHFHHAAAAVEEFVFNDEEKDILAFRIRFQSGWKVVALSSRPSNLRGKQGKIIIDEAAFHDDLPGLLKAAMAMLMWGGRVVVVSTHNGDDHPFNELVSDIRAGKKPYALHRITLDDAIRDGLYQRICLRLGKDWTPEGEAAWRDDLIEYYGEDADEELFCIPAKGSGVYLPRAVIEACMDPGIPVIRWSCKDDFAELPEYTRRQETEGWCKENLDQVLARLDPHAPSYFGEDFGRSGDLTVVFPLQEMRNLLRRAPFVLELRNVPFRQQEQVLFYICDRMPRFCGGAMDARGNGQYLAEVAMQRYGRNRIIQVMLSNEWYRDNMPRYKASFEDRTILIPKDGDLLDDHRAIRMEKGIAKVPDNLRSKGRDGKQRHGDSAIAGALADFAVSELAGMAGVPEILTARSSHMMGETTSYFNGARYSAY from the coding sequence ATGACGATGGAGCAGCGCGCAACGAGAACCCCTGCCGCCCTTCTCCCCTACCAGCAGCGCTGGATGGCTGACGAGAGCAAGGTGAAGGTGTGCGAAAAATCGCGCCGGATAGGGCTCTCCTGGGCGGAGGCCTGCGATTCGGCCCTTACGGCTGCGAGCGAAAGCGGCATGGACTGCTGGTACATCGGCTACAACAAGGACATGAGCCAGGAGTTCATCGAGGACTGTGCGGATTGGGCCCGGCATTTTCACCACGCAGCGGCGGCGGTTGAGGAATTTGTCTTCAATGACGAGGAAAAAGACATCCTGGCTTTCAGAATTCGCTTCCAGTCGGGCTGGAAGGTGGTGGCCTTGTCTAGCCGGCCCTCGAACCTGCGAGGCAAGCAGGGAAAGATCATCATCGATGAGGCGGCTTTTCATGACGATCTCCCGGGGCTCCTGAAGGCCGCAATGGCCATGCTCATGTGGGGCGGTCGTGTGGTCGTTGTCAGCACCCATAACGGGGATGACCACCCCTTCAACGAGCTCGTGAGTGATATCCGCGCGGGGAAAAAGCCGTACGCCCTTCACCGGATCACACTCGATGACGCGATCCGGGACGGGCTTTACCAGCGGATTTGTCTCCGCCTCGGAAAGGACTGGACCCCGGAAGGCGAGGCGGCCTGGCGGGATGACCTGATCGAGTACTACGGCGAGGATGCCGACGAGGAACTCTTTTGCATCCCGGCAAAGGGCTCAGGGGTCTATCTGCCGCGGGCGGTGATCGAGGCCTGCATGGATCCGGGGATCCCGGTGATCCGCTGGAGCTGCAAGGACGATTTTGCGGAGTTGCCCGAGTACACCCGCCGGCAAGAAACCGAGGGCTGGTGCAAGGAGAACCTGGACCAAGTCCTGGCTCGTCTCGATCCCCATGCCCCGTCCTATTTTGGAGAGGATTTCGGGCGATCGGGAGACCTGACGGTCGTTTTCCCGCTTCAGGAGATGCGCAATTTGCTGCGGCGGGCGCCTTTCGTCCTCGAACTCCGGAACGTCCCCTTCCGCCAGCAGGAGCAGGTGCTTTTCTACATCTGCGACCGCATGCCTCGTTTTTGCGGCGGGGCGATGGATGCCAGGGGCAACGGCCAGTACCTGGCCGAGGTGGCCATGCAGCGGTACGGCCGGAACAGAATCATCCAGGTGATGCTCTCAAACGAGTGGTACCGGGACAACATGCCACGTTACAAGGCGAGCTTCGAAGACCGAACGATTCTGATACCCAAGGACGGCGACCTCCTGGATGACCACCGGGCGATCCGCATGGAAAAGGGGATCGCCAAGGTGCCCGACAATCTCCGGAGCAAGGGCCGGGATGGTAAGCAGCGGCATGGAGACAGCGCCATCGCCGGGGCCCTGGCCGACTTTGCCGTGAGCGAATTGGCCGGAATGGCGGGAGTTCCTGAAATCCTTACAGCCCGGTCGAGTCACATGATGGGTGAGACGACAAGCTATTTCAACGGTGCAAGATACTCGGCTTATTGA
- a CDS encoding head decoration protein, with protein MAGTFGVTVNESAELSQLVAGEGCIQRDINLKASAGALARGTVLEMVSVTSGQWQQLQAEDGSNARAILCEAAADSDAIQKKQAYFVGKYRASDLVWPDGISATQKRTAIVALQDRGIVIDETILDAAEDETTTTEDETTTTEEETTTTEDETTTTEEETTTSGE; from the coding sequence ATGGCAGGGACATTCGGAGTCACCGTAAACGAGAGCGCGGAACTCTCCCAGCTTGTGGCGGGCGAGGGCTGTATTCAGCGCGACATCAATCTCAAGGCATCGGCCGGGGCCCTGGCCCGCGGAACCGTGCTCGAAATGGTGAGCGTGACCTCGGGGCAATGGCAACAGCTGCAGGCAGAGGACGGATCCAACGCCAGGGCCATCCTGTGTGAAGCCGCCGCGGATTCGGATGCCATACAGAAAAAGCAGGCCTATTTCGTGGGGAAATACCGGGCCTCCGATCTCGTTTGGCCCGATGGGATATCGGCCACCCAGAAGCGTACGGCCATCGTGGCCCTGCAGGATCGCGGCATCGTCATCGATGAGACGATCCTCGATGCTGCCGAGGACGAAACCACGACAACCGAGGACGAGACGACCACGACTGAAGAGGAAACCACGACAACCGAGGACGAGACGACCACCACGGAAGAGGAAACGACGACATCTGGCGAGTAA
- a CDS encoding DUF935 domain-containing protein: protein MKLWLTESQFIEIEDKPSLMREIAPRSRSIDWMGVMGFLPDPDPVLRKLGQDVTVYRQLLTDAHVWSCYQSRKSGVLSCEWEIREPEALSRSSRRLLRMVEESLSEIDLFQVMCDMLDAVFYGMSPIEILWQSSPAGWWPGNLVGKPPEWFGFDEQNRLRFRSKENMIEGEFIPPYKFLLPTHHATYQNPYGERTLSRCFWPVAFKKGGFKFWAIFTEKYGMPWLVGKVPRSTNSTERDQLLSKLAQMVQDAVAVINDDESIDIIESASKSASAEIYEKLISAANREISKAILGQTLSTEIDKGGSYAAAKEHMEVRADLVDQDKHMVATAMNQLFRWVGELNAPDAAPPLFGFYEEDDVQKDRAERDEILTRQGVRFKQAYYEKAYALDPDDFDVQAPGRPVLGAAGADPASLHLHEEEQTPAFAETQSATKFQGEVELLADESARAAQAELDRLIEPVMALVEKAVSLEEIGEGLYELYPQMESQRFQELLARAMSAAAMTGYVAASEERS, encoded by the coding sequence ATGAAGTTATGGCTGACCGAAAGCCAGTTCATCGAGATCGAGGACAAACCGTCCTTGATGCGTGAAATCGCCCCGAGGAGCCGATCGATCGACTGGATGGGGGTAATGGGCTTCCTGCCGGACCCCGATCCGGTACTGAGAAAGCTCGGGCAGGATGTAACCGTTTACCGGCAGCTCCTGACCGATGCCCATGTCTGGAGCTGCTACCAGAGCAGAAAATCCGGAGTTCTTTCCTGTGAATGGGAAATCCGTGAACCAGAAGCCCTCTCCCGCTCGAGTCGTCGCCTTCTGCGGATGGTCGAAGAGTCGTTGAGCGAAATCGACCTCTTCCAAGTCATGTGCGACATGCTTGACGCGGTGTTCTACGGGATGAGCCCGATTGAAATCCTCTGGCAGTCCAGCCCCGCCGGATGGTGGCCAGGGAACCTCGTCGGAAAGCCCCCGGAGTGGTTCGGATTCGATGAGCAGAACCGCCTCCGCTTCCGCTCCAAAGAAAACATGATCGAGGGGGAGTTCATCCCGCCTTACAAATTCCTGCTTCCCACCCATCATGCCACTTATCAGAACCCTTACGGGGAAAGGACCCTCAGCAGGTGCTTTTGGCCGGTGGCCTTTAAAAAGGGCGGATTCAAATTCTGGGCCATCTTTACCGAAAAGTACGGCATGCCGTGGTTGGTCGGCAAAGTGCCGCGAAGCACCAACAGCACCGAACGAGATCAGCTGCTGAGCAAGCTCGCTCAAATGGTGCAAGACGCGGTGGCGGTCATCAATGACGACGAAAGCATCGACATCATTGAGTCCGCGAGCAAATCCGCCAGCGCGGAGATCTATGAAAAACTCATCAGCGCCGCCAACCGTGAGATCTCCAAGGCGATCCTGGGGCAGACCCTCTCGACCGAAATCGACAAGGGCGGGTCTTACGCCGCGGCAAAGGAGCACATGGAGGTCCGCGCAGACCTGGTCGACCAGGACAAACACATGGTGGCGACTGCCATGAACCAGCTTTTTCGATGGGTGGGGGAACTCAATGCTCCCGATGCGGCGCCTCCCCTGTTCGGGTTCTACGAAGAAGATGACGTCCAAAAAGATCGCGCCGAGCGGGATGAGATCCTGACACGCCAAGGGGTGCGGTTCAAACAGGCCTATTACGAGAAAGCCTATGCCCTGGATCCGGATGACTTTGATGTTCAGGCGCCTGGGAGGCCCGTACTGGGTGCCGCCGGCGCCGATCCCGCCTCCCTTCACTTGCACGAAGAGGAGCAAACCCCCGCGTTTGCTGAAACGCAATCTGCGACAAAATTTCAGGGCGAGGTCGAGCTTTTGGCCGATGAATCGGCGCGGGCCGCCCAAGCGGAACTCGACCGGCTGATCGAACCAGTCATGGCCCTGGTCGAAAAAGCGGTAAGCCTGGAGGAAATCGGAGAAGGACTCTACGAGCTCTACCCACAGATGGAAAGCCAGCGCTTCCAGGAACTCTTGGCACGTGCCATGAGCGCCGCCGCCATGACTGGTTACGTTGCCGCCAGCGAGGAGCGGTCATGA
- a CDS encoding phage protein Gp37, translating to MHEFEAVENAILGRLEALKEIGLKTLDTYSGQMDVEALDDLTLQFPCCYVIASDLSSEEINRYRHYGMGVSIIVGDRNVRGSRSAARGDASSPGVYELLLGVRGRLAGVRVLDGWTPLKLMREEPLVYAPRESLCVYSAHYELKSVKPA from the coding sequence ATGCATGAATTCGAAGCCGTGGAAAATGCCATTTTGGGGCGTCTCGAAGCCCTGAAGGAGATCGGGCTCAAAACGCTCGATACTTACTCAGGCCAGATGGACGTGGAAGCCCTTGATGACCTGACACTCCAATTCCCATGCTGCTATGTGATCGCCTCAGACCTGAGTTCCGAAGAGATCAACCGATATCGGCACTATGGGATGGGGGTTTCGATCATTGTCGGGGACCGGAATGTGCGTGGCAGCCGGAGTGCCGCCAGGGGGGATGCATCGAGCCCTGGCGTATATGAACTCCTGCTCGGAGTCCGAGGACGTCTGGCAGGTGTGCGCGTTTTGGATGGCTGGACGCCATTGAAGCTGATGCGGGAAGAGCCTTTGGTTTACGCACCGAGAGAAAGCCTCTGCGTCTATTCGGCCCATTACGAACTGAAGTCGGTGAAACCGGCATAA
- a CDS encoding phage protein Gp27 family protein: MKIRRNHGRVRDELPPEIRQQVDRLMIEGGVTYDDIKAYLDAQGYDISRSAIGRYGKDFLATYQRLKIIEDKSRALVSEAGDGMVLEEAASKLFAQMILEAQMSGELDIKELPRIVSDFAKLQSSVVSRERLKKDFAEKVQKTAADVVESVRGKGLSEEAAEEIRKKILGISR; encoded by the coding sequence ATGAAGATCCGGCGCAACCACGGCCGCGTTCGGGATGAACTCCCCCCGGAGATCCGTCAACAGGTGGATCGCCTGATGATCGAGGGAGGCGTCACCTACGATGACATCAAGGCCTATTTGGATGCCCAGGGGTACGACATCAGCCGGTCAGCCATCGGCCGTTATGGGAAAGACTTTCTGGCGACCTACCAGCGCCTGAAAATCATCGAGGACAAATCCCGTGCCCTGGTTTCCGAGGCAGGAGATGGGATGGTGCTCGAGGAGGCGGCGAGCAAGCTCTTCGCGCAGATGATCCTCGAAGCGCAGATGTCCGGCGAACTGGATATCAAGGAATTGCCGCGGATCGTGAGTGATTTCGCGAAGCTCCAGTCATCCGTTGTAAGCCGCGAACGGCTTAAAAAGGATTTTGCCGAGAAAGTGCAAAAGACCGCAGCAGATGTGGTCGAAAGCGTGAGGGGCAAAGGCTTGTCGGAAGAAGCCGCCGAGGAGATCCGGAAAAAGATACTGGGGATCAGCCGATGA
- a CDS encoding phage virion morphogenesis protein: MVNSTIEIRDEGVRSLLSEIQSRLQHLKPAMSLIGEIVQESIERNFEEGGRPEKWKDLSSSTKLQRQRIRKWPGMILVRSGKAGGLMGAISYRAFDDRVEMSANKEYAAVHQFGAKRGAFGTILAKVRSHMRRMANGKTVQVRAHTRKVVLPWGDIPARPFMMVQNEDWDEIRESLLDHLETARRQRRRGA; encoded by the coding sequence ATGGTGAATAGCACAATCGAAATACGGGATGAGGGGGTTAGGAGTCTTCTTTCAGAGATCCAAAGCAGGCTCCAGCATCTCAAACCCGCGATGAGCCTCATCGGCGAGATTGTCCAGGAGTCGATCGAGCGGAATTTCGAAGAAGGCGGCCGGCCGGAAAAATGGAAGGACCTTTCCTCATCCACAAAACTTCAGCGCCAGAGAATCCGGAAATGGCCCGGAATGATCCTGGTCCGATCAGGAAAAGCCGGCGGGCTCATGGGTGCCATCAGCTACAGGGCGTTTGATGACCGGGTGGAGATGAGCGCCAATAAGGAATACGCAGCGGTCCATCAGTTTGGGGCCAAACGAGGCGCTTTCGGAACCATCCTGGCGAAGGTACGCAGCCATATGCGCCGAATGGCCAATGGGAAGACTGTTCAAGTTCGGGCGCACACGAGAAAAGTGGTTCTTCCCTGGGGCGATATTCCTGCCCGGCCATTCATGATGGTCCAGAACGAGGATTGGGATGAGATCCGGGAAAGCCTCCTGGATCATCTGGAAACTGCACGACGCCAGAGGCGGCGGGGAGCGTAA
- a CDS encoding gp436 family protein, whose product MAYCTLEELKSVLPEAVLIRLTDDDGLGAVIPGVVQEALDSAAREIDAYIGGRYKLPISDTVPPILSKLNADVAIYNLYSRVKEEIPQTREDRYKNAVRFLEQVAAGKISLGIQPPPGPPGTGEYENGARISARPQDFGTTTMEKY is encoded by the coding sequence ATGGCCTACTGCACCCTGGAAGAGCTGAAGAGCGTGCTACCCGAGGCAGTCCTGATCCGGCTGACGGATGATGACGGCCTCGGGGCAGTGATTCCGGGCGTCGTTCAGGAGGCCTTGGACTCGGCCGCCCGTGAAATTGATGCCTATATCGGGGGCCGCTACAAGCTCCCCATCAGCGATACGGTGCCACCGATCCTGTCTAAACTGAACGCAGACGTTGCGATCTACAACCTCTATTCGCGTGTCAAGGAGGAAATCCCCCAGACTCGGGAGGACCGGTACAAGAACGCGGTGCGCTTCCTGGAGCAGGTAGCCGCGGGGAAAATCTCCCTGGGGATTCAGCCTCCCCCGGGGCCCCCAGGCACCGGCGAATATGAAAACGGAGCCCGAATCAGCGCGCGGCCACAGGATTTCGGCACCACCACGATGGAGAAATACTGA